The genomic stretch CCACAAGATTTTAAAAACATACTTTACGAATTTAAGCCTAAACAGAAATCTTCACCAATAGTTCAAATCGCAGATTTGTATTTATGGCCTATGGCTATGGGGGGATATGACAAAAACAATCGCCCGTACAAGCATTTACTCGAACATGAGAAACTTATTGATTGCCTTTATGACTGTGATGAGGTTAATTATTTAGGAATCAAATATAGTTGCTTTGACCTAGTTGACACTAGGCAAATGAGTTAATTTGTAATAGTTAAATGCTACAGCCCAACTCCTATTTGAGTGGACTCATAACGGCTTCCAAATGGGAAACCTCGTAGGCTACGCCTAATTACATATTGTCATTAGTTGCATAAATAGTCAAGATAGTGCGATCGCACTAAGAGTAAAAAATAATGTCGTGATAGCTTCTAACTCCGACAACTTTTCTTCCGAACACCGATCGCAGCTATTGGTGTAAAGACAGCAAGCGATCGCTCTCAGATTCTTGATATGCCCAATTTAGTAATTTGATTCGCTCGTCATCTGATTGATAGACTCTAGCCAATTCTTGGTATCGTACTTTTACTTGCTCGGCTGTAGAATCAAACGGTAACTGTAAAACTTCCCACCACTGCAATCTAGTAGTAGAAATTGACGACTTAGAACCAAACTCTAGCTGCATTTGGTATTTAATCCAGGTTTCGCGATCGCTAATGGAATATAGATAACTCAAAAATTTCTGCTGGGCAGCAGTAGAGCGATCGCCGCGAAATACGGCTTGGTACAGCCAATCGTTATAGAGTAAGTTACGGGGATAACGTTGCTCCCATAGCTGCCAAAGCTCGTCTGGCGGCAGATTTTTAGTAAACCTCGTCTTTCTTTGGGCGCGGATATAGGTTATCTTTTCTAGGGTTTCAGCATCGAGAAATTCGCCAAACTTCGCCGCGTAATTGTCTTCTGGTTCTGATTCTTTATCCGACGTGAAAACATAGCCGCATTCGGGGCAAATCTGGCAAAAGATGTTTAGTTGGGCGTGGCAGTTGGGACACGATTTTAGCTGTACCTCTCTTTCTTTGACAGTGGCTCTGGGACATAAAGAAACCTTTCTAGCAGCGTCAATCCTACCTAAACGTTTGAAATTTTCGCCAAAATCGAGTAGCAGGCAATCTTTTTTACCAGTAGCGGAAGACAGCCTCAAGCCCCGTCCGCACATTTGAATTAATAAAGCTGGAGACTTGGTAGGACGAGCGATAATTACCGCTTCTACCGTCGGTTCGTCGAACCCTTCGGTAAGCGTACCTACTGAAGTAATAATCTGGGTGATACCAAGTTTAAAACGAGCAAAAATCTGCCGCCTTTCTTCTATCGATGTCTCGGCTTGAATGTGTTCGATCGCTATTCCCTTTTCTTTAAATAACGTGACCAGTAGTAATGATTGCTCTACCGACGCGGCAAAAGCGATCGCTTTTCGACGCGGACAAATTTCAAAAAATAACCTGACTATTTGTTCGTTATAGTGGCGATCGCCGACAGCTAGGGCGACTTGTGAGTTTTTAAAGTCACCATCGCTACCCGTCTCTAGCTTGGAAAAATCGGCGATGCCGTTGTAACCAAAATGCCTAGCTGGTACCAAATACCCCTTTTGAATTAACTCTTTAAGATCGGGAGCTTTAACTACTGCCTCGATCTCGTTGCCAAAATACTCTTTGGGTTTGGTTCTGAATGGGGTAGCCGTCAGATGCAGGAACTTTACTTTAGACAGTGCCACGACGGGGGCGCGAGCGTAATGATAAATTAGCTGTCGGGCAGATTTATAGAAGATAGTGGTATGGCACTCATCAAACACCACCAAGCCTATTCCTTGAGGATATTGGCGACGGGCTAGAGTTTGAATGCTAGCAACAATAATGAGTTCGCCACCACTTGGCTGCGGATACCCTGCTTTGATATAGCCAATCGTTTCACTGTTTACACCGTACTTAATTAAAGTAGAAGCCGTCTGGTCTACCAATGGTTCTCGATGCACGATAAATAGTACCTTACACTTTTTCGCGATCGCATCCTTGACGATCTGACTGGCGGTTAGGGTTTTGCCGCTACCAGTTGGAGAGACAAGCATTACTGACTTTTTACCCCAACGATACC from Myxosarcina sp. GI1 encodes the following:
- a CDS encoding DEAD/DEAH box helicase; translation: MQTEQLSLLPAPNTPPKIVNSHSLPTEQKLYPKLELRDYQKRAIGQIYRWYRWGKKSVMLVSPTGSGKTLTASQIVKDAIAKKCKVLFIVHREPLVDQTASTLIKYGVNSETIGYIKAGYPQPSGGELIIVASIQTLARRQYPQGIGLVVFDECHTTIFYKSARQLIYHYARAPVVALSKVKFLHLTATPFRTKPKEYFGNEIEAVVKAPDLKELIQKGYLVPARHFGYNGIADFSKLETGSDGDFKNSQVALAVGDRHYNEQIVRLFFEICPRRKAIAFAASVEQSLLLVTLFKEKGIAIEHIQAETSIEERRQIFARFKLGITQIITSVGTLTEGFDEPTVEAVIIARPTKSPALLIQMCGRGLRLSSATGKKDCLLLDFGENFKRLGRIDAARKVSLCPRATVKEREVQLKSCPNCHAQLNIFCQICPECGYVFTSDKESEPEDNYAAKFGEFLDAETLEKITYIRAQRKTRFTKNLPPDELWQLWEQRYPRNLLYNDWLYQAVFRGDRSTAAQQKFLSYLYSISDRETWIKYQMQLEFGSKSSISTTRLQWWEVLQLPFDSTAEQVKVRYQELARVYQSDDERIKLLNWAYQESESDRLLSLHQ